From Antennarius striatus isolate MH-2024 chromosome 9, ASM4005453v1, whole genome shotgun sequence, one genomic window encodes:
- the LOC137601152 gene encoding trypsin-2-like isoform X1: MKSLVFAVLLGAVYATEDDKIVGGHECTPHSQPHQVSLNSGYHFCGGSLINEFWVVSAAHCYKSKMDVVLGDHNRWFMDGNEQIIPAGHVIPHPNYESWLVNNDIMLIKLSKPATINQYVHPVALPTSCATAGTMCTVSGWGVTMSSSADSNRLQCLNIPILSDEDCNNSYPSMITEAMFCAGYLEGGKDSCQGDSGGPVVCNGELQGVVSWGFGCAEKNHPGVYAKTCIFTEWLQNTMATY; encoded by the exons atgaagtcTCTGGTCTTTGCAGTGCTCCTAGGTGCTGTGT ATGCCACAGAGGATGACAAGATTGTTGGAGGACACGAGTGCACACCTCATTCTCAGCCCCATCAGGTGTCTCTGAACTCTGGCTACCACTTCTGCGGTGGCTCCCTGATCAATGAGTTTTGGGTGGTTTCTGCTGCTCACTGCTACAAATC CAAAATGGATGTTGTCCTCGGGGATCACAACCGTTGGTTCATGGATGGGAACGAACAGATCATCCCCGCTGGCCATGTCATCCCTCATCCCAACTATGAGTCCTGGCTGGTTAACAATGACATCATGCTGATCAAGCTAAGCAAACCTGCCACCATCAACCAATATGTGCATCCTGTGGCTTTACCCACCAGTTGTGCCACTGCTGGCACCATGTGCACAGTCTCAGGATGGGGTGTGACAATGAGCTCCT CTGCTGATAGTAACAGGCTGCAGTGTCTGAATATCCCCATTCTGTCTGATGAGGACTGTAACAACTCCTACCCCAGCATGATCACTGAAGCCATGTTCTGTGCTGGGTACCTGGAGGGAGGCAAAGACTCCTGCCAG GGTGACTCTGGTGGTCCTGTTGTGTGTAATGGTGAGCTGCAGGGCGTCGTGTCCTGGGGCTTTGGATGTGCAGAGAAGAATCATCCAGGTGTCTATGCCAAG ACCTGCATTTTCACAGAATGGCTGCAGAACACCATGGCTACATACTGA
- the mrpl17 gene encoding large ribosomal subunit protein bL17m — MRLTLQMLISHGRVARKMGLGPQSRINMLRNILTGLVRHERVETTLARADEVRFYAEKLIDYAKKGDTDEKAMKMASFWLTEKDLIPKLFKVLAPRFEAHSRDYTRMAQLPNRENLDRAKMAVLEYKGNPFPPLYPVRKVNQLSLVNQLLKGYREERAQHLSTSPPKSD, encoded by the exons ATGCGCCTCACGTTGCAAATGCTGATCTCCCACGGCCGGGTGGCCCGGAAGATGGGTCTGGGTCCACAGTCCCGCATCAACATGCTGCGGAACATCCTGACGGGTCTGGTCCGACACGAGAGGGTAGAAACCACGCTGGCTCGGGCAGATGAAGTCCGCTTCTACGCCGAAAAG ctgATTGACTACGCAAAAAAGGGAGACACTGATGAGAAAGCTATGAAAATGGCCAGTTTCTGGTTGACG GAAAAGGATCTCATCCCAAAACTCTTTAAGGTCCTTGCCCCGCGGTTTGAGGCTCATTCTCGGGATTACACACGGATGGCCCAACTCCCCAACAGGGAGAACTTGGACAGAGCCAAGATGGCTGTGCTGGAGTACAAAGGCAATCCCTTCCCGCCTCTCTACCCCGTGAGGAAAGTGAACCAACTCTCTCTCGTCAACCAGCTGCTCAAAGGCTACAGGGAAGAGAGGGCGCAACACCTCTCCACCTCTCCGCCAAAGAGTGACTGA
- the LOC137601728 gene encoding trypsin-like has translation MLEPRCVQVSSDHSPDNMRLLALLMMIGAAVAAVPREDGRIIGGQECEPHSRPYMASLNYGYHFCGGVLINKQWVLSVAHCWYNPYAMQIMLGEHDVRVFEGTEQLMKTNNIIWHPDYDYQTLDYDIMLIKLFHPVEITEAVTPIALPTGCPYAGLGCSVSGWGNTAMEGDAIMPTRLQCLDVPIVDNQQCEGAYPGMITRRMFCAGFMDGGRDACNGDSGSPLVCFNEVHGLVSWGQGCAQPNYPGVYVKVCEFLPWIENTMSDNP, from the exons ATGCTGGAGCCAAGGTGTGTCCAGGTGTCTTCTGATCATTCACCTGACAACATGAGACTGCTGGCTCTGCTGATGATGATCGGAGCTGCCG tagcGGCAGTTCCCCGTGAAGATGGTAGGATCATTGGCGGTCAGGAGTGTGAGCCTCATTCTCGTCCATACATGGCCTCCCTCAACTACGGTTACCACTTCTGTGGTGGGGTGCTCATCAACAAACAGTGGGTGCTCTCTGTTGCTCACTGTTGGTACAA TCCCTACGCTATGCAGATCATGCTGGGAGAACACGATGTGCGAGTATTTGAGGGCACTGAGCAGCTCATGAAGACCAACAACATCATCTGGCACCCTGA TTATGACTACCAGACTCTGGATTACGACATCATGCTGATCAAGCTCTTCCACCCGGTGGAGATCACGGAGGCAGTCACTCCCATCGCGCTGCCCACAGGATGCCCCTACGCTGGGCTCGGCTGCTCTGTGTCCGGGTGGGGTAACACTGCCATGGAAGGCGATG CTATCATGCCCACTCGTCTGCAGTGTTTAGACGTGCCCATAGTGGACAACCAGCAGTGTGAGGGAGCCTATCCTGGCATGATCACACGCAGGATGTTTTGTGCCGGGTTTATGGATGGAGGCAGAGATGCGTGCAAT GGCGACTCCGGCAGTCCACTGGTGTGTTTCAACGAGGTCCACGGCTTGGTGTCGTGGGGTCAGGGATGCGCTCAGCCCAACTACCCTGGAGTCTACGTCAAAGTGTGTGAATTCCTCCCTTGGATTGAAAACACCATGTCAGACAACCCCTAA
- the LOC137601730 gene encoding trypsin-1-like encodes MRSLVFVLLIGVALATEDDKIVGGYECTPHSKPYQVSLNAGYHFCGGSLVNENFVVSAAHCAMSRIQVRLGEHNIYINEDTEQFIDASEIVQHPHYSSSTLENDIMLLKLSSPAILNDYVRPVALPSRCAPAGTMCKVTGWGETMSSSADRSNLQCLNIPILSDKDCHGSYPGMIDNTMFCAGYLEGGKDSCQGDSGGPVVCNGELQGVVSWGFGCAEKDNPGVYAKVCVQVGWLQETMANL; translated from the exons ATGAGGTCTCTGGTCTTCGTTCTGCTCATTGGAGTTGCTT TGGCAACAGAGGATGACAAGATCGTTGGAGGTTATGAGTGTACCCCACACTCCAAGCCCTATCAGGTGTCTCTGAACGCTGGCTACCACTTCTGCGGAGGCTCCCTGGTCAATGAGAACTTTGTggtgtctgctgctcactgcgCCATGTC TCGCATCCAGGTGCGTTTGGGAGAGCACAACATCTATATCAATGAGGACACTGAGCAGTTCATTGATGCCTCAGAAATCGTCCAACATCCTCACTACAGTTCCTCCACCCTTGAGAATGACATCATGCTGCTCAAACTGAGCAGCCCTGCCATCCTCAACGACTACGTCAGGCCAGTGGCTCTGCCCTCCAGATGCGCCCCTGCAGGCACCATGTGCAAAGTGACCGGATGGGGCGAAACCATGAGCTCCT CTGCTGACAGAAGCAACCTGCAGTGTCTGAATATTCCCATCCTGTCTGACAAAGACTGTCATGGCTCCTACCCCGGCATGATTGACAACACTATGTTCTGTGCCGGATACCTGGAGGGAGGCAAGGATTCCTGCCAG GGTGACTCTGGTGGACCCGTCGTTTGTAATGGTGAGCTGCAGGGTGTTGTGTCCTGGGGATTCGGATGTGCTGAGAAGGACAACCCCGGTGTCTACGCCAAA GTCTGTGTGCAGGTTGGATGGCTGCAAGAGACAATGGCCAACTTGTAA
- the LOC137601152 gene encoding trypsin-2-like isoform X2 yields the protein MKSLVFAVLLGAVYATEDDKIVGGHECTPHSQPHQVSLNSGYHFCGGSLINEFWVVSAAHCYKSKMDVVLGDHNRWFMDGNEQIIPAGHVIPHPNYESWLVNNDIMLIKLSKPATINQYVHPVALPTSCATAGTMCTVSGWGVTMSSCGNRLQCLNIPILSDEDCNNSYPSMITEAMFCAGYLEGGKDSCQGDSGGPVVCNGELQGVVSWGFGCAEKNHPGVYAKTCIFTEWLQNTMATY from the exons atgaagtcTCTGGTCTTTGCAGTGCTCCTAGGTGCTGTGT ATGCCACAGAGGATGACAAGATTGTTGGAGGACACGAGTGCACACCTCATTCTCAGCCCCATCAGGTGTCTCTGAACTCTGGCTACCACTTCTGCGGTGGCTCCCTGATCAATGAGTTTTGGGTGGTTTCTGCTGCTCACTGCTACAAATC CAAAATGGATGTTGTCCTCGGGGATCACAACCGTTGGTTCATGGATGGGAACGAACAGATCATCCCCGCTGGCCATGTCATCCCTCATCCCAACTATGAGTCCTGGCTGGTTAACAATGACATCATGCTGATCAAGCTAAGCAAACCTGCCACCATCAACCAATATGTGCATCCTGTGGCTTTACCCACCAGTTGTGCCACTGCTGGCACCATGTGCACAGTCTCAGGATGGGGTGTGACAATGAGCTCCTGTGG TAACAGGCTGCAGTGTCTGAATATCCCCATTCTGTCTGATGAGGACTGTAACAACTCCTACCCCAGCATGATCACTGAAGCCATGTTCTGTGCTGGGTACCTGGAGGGAGGCAAAGACTCCTGCCAG GGTGACTCTGGTGGTCCTGTTGTGTGTAATGGTGAGCTGCAGGGCGTCGTGTCCTGGGGCTTTGGATGTGCAGAGAAGAATCATCCAGGTGTCTATGCCAAG ACCTGCATTTTCACAGAATGGCTGCAGAACACCATGGCTACATACTGA
- the LOC137601485 gene encoding transmembrane protease serine 9-like translates to MIGLIFLALLGAAAAAPMDDKIVGGYECSPHSQPWQVSLNLGYHFCGGSLINDQWIISAAHCWQNPFAQIAILGDHHIWVNEGTEQFMSVDAIYWHESYDYQTLDYDIMLMKLAHPATINQYVKPVALPKACPAPGDMCTVSGWGNIYTDEVFNPFNLQCVKVPILSNKDCEGSYPGKITDRMVCAGYLEGGKDSCQGDSGGPLVCNGELQGIVSWGQGCAQPNYPGVYTKVCSLLPWISNILTSYNTGVVLLSTPVSPGHNTLQLIVAHHGATRVTLWTEAVDLQMLLTGAHGVAPARDFAHGASGGTGRGQSHGLHKFIEGGGRAQLDQHDVIVDVVGAVLGVTDDAGGPDVLLGVLGLSQDSKRRLSSSRSYHTATMRSLVFVLLIGAAFATEEDKIVGGYECTPHSQPHQVSLNSGYHFCGGSLVNKNWVVSAAHCYKSRVEVRLGEHNLRQSEDSEQYIKSSRVIRHPEYSSYNIDNDIMLIKLSTPATLNEFVQPVALPTACAPAGTMCKVSGWGNTMSSTADKNKLQCLDIPILSTRDCENSYPGMITDAMFCAGYLEGGKDSCQGDSGGPVVCNNELQGVVSWGYGCAEKDHPGVYAKVCIFNDWLERTMQTY, encoded by the exons ATGATTGGCTTGATTTTTCTCGCACTCCTGGGAGCTGCAG CTGCGGCCCCTATGGATGACAAGATTGTGGGGGGCTATGAGTGCAGCCCACATTCGCAGCCATGGCAGGTGTCTCTCAATCTTGGCTACCATTTCTGCGGCGGCTCCCTCATCAACGACCAGTGGATCATCTCCGCTGCCCACTGCTGGCAAAA CCCCTTCGCCCAGATCGCTATCTTGGGTGACCACCACATCTGGGTGAATGAGGGCACAGAGCAGTTCATGTCAGTAGATGCCATCTACTGGCACGAGAGCTACGACTACCAAACCCTGGACTATGACATCATGCTGATGAAGCTGGCTCACCCCGCCACCATAAACCAGTACGTGAAACCAGTGGCCCTTCCCAAAGCCTGTCCCGCACCTGGTGACATGTGCACGGTATCCGGATGGGGAAACATCTACACTGATGAAG TGTTCAACCCATTTAACCTCCAGTGTGTGAAAGTGCCCATTTTGTCCAACAAGGACTGTGAAGGATCCTACCCAGGCAAGATCACCGATCGCATGGTGTGTGCCGGATACCTGGAGGGAGGCAAGGATTCCTGTCAG GGTGACTCTGGTGGTCCTCTGGTGTGTAATGGCGAGCTGCAGGGTATTGTCTCTTGGGGTCAGGGCTGTGCTCAACCTAACTACCCAGGCGTTTACACCAAagtctgctctctgctgcccTGGATTTCAAATATTCTCACCAGCTACA ACACCGGGGTGGTCCTTCTCAGCACACCCGTATCCCCAGGACACAACACCCTGCAGCTCATTGTTGCACACCACGGGGCCACCAGAGTCACCCTGTGGACAGAAG CTGTTGACCTTCAGATGCTACTCACTGGAGCTCATGGTGTTGCCCCAGCCAGAGACTTTGCACATGGTGCCAGCGGGGGCACAGGCCGTGGGCAGAGCCACGGGCTGCACAAATTCATTGAGGGTGGCGGGCGTGCTCAGCTTGATCAGCATGATGTCATTGTCGATGTTGTAGGAGCTGTACTCGGGGTGACGGATGACGCGGGAGGACCTGATGTACTGCTCGGAGTCCTCGGACTGTCTCAG GACTCCAAAAGACGTCTCTCATCATCACGATCATATCACACAGCAACCATGAGGTCTCTGGTGTTTGTTCTGCTCATCGGAGCTGCTT TTGCCACGGAGGAGGACAAGATTGTCGGAGGGTATGAATGCACCCCTCACTCCCAGCCCCATCAGGTGTCTCTGAACTCCGGCTACCACTTCTGCGGTGGCTCCCTGGTCAACAAGAACTGGGTggtgtctgctgctcactgctaCAAGTC CCGCGTTGAGGTGCGTCTTGGAGAACACAACCTGAGACAGTCCGAGGACTCCGAGCAGTACATCAAGTCCTCCCGCGTCATCCGTCACCCCGAGTACAGCTCCTACAACATCGACAATGACATCATGCTGATCAAGCTGAGCACGCCCGCCACCCTCAATGAATTTGTGCAGCCCGTGGCTCTGCCCACGGCCTGTGCCCCCGCTGGCACCATGTGCAAAGTCTCTGGCTGGGGCAACACCATGAGCTCCA CTGCTGACAAGAACAAGCTGCAGTGCCTGGACATCCCCATCCTGTCTACAAGGGATTGCGAGAACTCTTACCCTGGCATGATCACTGACGCCATGTTCTGCGCTGGATACCTGGAGGGAGGCAAGGACTCTTGCCAG GGTGACTCTGGTGGCCCCGTGGTGTGCAACAATGAGCTGCAGGGTGTTGTGTCCTGGGGATACGGGTGTGCTGAGAAGGACCACCCCGGTGTCTACGCCAAG GTCTGCATCTTCAATGACTGGCTGGAGAGAACTATGCAAACCTATTAA
- the LOC137601729 gene encoding trypsin-2: MRCLVFILLIGAAFATEEDKIVGGYECTPHSQPHQVSLNSGYHFCGGSLVNKNWVVSAAHCYKSRVEVRLGEHNLRQSEDSEQYIRSSRVIRHPEYSSYNIDNDIMLIKLSTPATLNEFVQPVALPTACAPAGTMCKVSGWGNTMSSTADKNKLQCLDIPILSTRDCENSYPGMITDAMFCAGYLEGGKDSCQGDSGGPVVCNNELQGVVSWGYGCAEKDHPGVYAKVCIFNDWLETTMARY; encoded by the exons ATGAGGTGTCTGGTCTTTATTCTGCTCATCGGAGCTGCTT TTGCCACGGAGGAGGACAAGATTGTCGGAGGGTATGAATGCACCCCTCACTCCCAGCCCCATCAGGTGTCTCTGAACTCCGGCTACCACTTCTGCGGTGGCTCCCTGGTCAACAAGAACTGGGTggtgtctgctgctcactgctaCAAGTC CCGCGTTGAGGTGCGTCTTGGAGAACACAACCTGAGACAGTCCGAGGACTCCGAGCAGTACATCAGGTCCTCCCGCGTCATCCGTCACCCCGAGTACAGCTCCTACAACATCGACAATGACATCATGCTGATCAAGCTGAGCACGCCCGCCACCCTCAATGAATTTGTGCAGCCCGTGGCTCTGCCCACGGCCTGTGCCCCCGCTGGCACCATGTGCAAAGTCTCTGGCTGGGGCAACACCATGAGCTCCA CTGCTGACAAGAACAAGCTGCAGTGCCTGGACATCCCCATCCTGTCTACAAGGGATTGCGAGAACTCTTACCCTGGCATGATCACTGACGCCATGTTCTGCGCTGGATACCTGGAGGGAGGCAAGGACTCTTGCCAG GGTGACTCTGGTGGCCCCGTGGTGTGCAACAATGAGCTGCAGGGTGTTGTGTCCTGGGGATACGGGTGTGCTGAGAAGGACCACCCCGGTGTCTACGCCAAG GTCTGCATCTTCAACGATTGGCTGGAGACTACCATGGCAAGGTACTAA